A stretch of the Ipomoea triloba cultivar NCNSP0323 chromosome 16, ASM357664v1 genome encodes the following:
- the LOC116007919 gene encoding uncharacterized protein LOC116007919 yields MRERSVYYLTKAADNWWATVEPDLLQDPAFGWEEFKVELREQFYTERIKGIKYDEFLRLKQKGATIQEYYDQYVELMRFAQEIVLDEASKARRFVRGLDWSIRGMIAPFMCSTLKEAYDRASYHYQVYLDQQEVYDRSKRKADDKSRKFPSGNKKANQDSFNPVRGREGVNQGNRPACPRCGRNHPRENCQGMKFRCFKCGLLGHKSF; encoded by the exons ATGAGAGAAAGATCCG TCTACTACTTGACGAAAGCCGCGGACAATTGGTGGGCGACAGTCGAACCTGATCTCCTGCAAGACCCAGCatttggttgggaagaattcaaggtggAATTAAGGGAACAATTCTACACTGAGCGTATTAAAGGGATTAAATACGACGAGTTCCTACGACTAAAGCAGAAGGGAGCAACTATCCAGGAATATTATGACCAATACGTTGAGCTGATGCGTTTTGCTCAAGAGATCGTACTGGATGAGGCAAGTAAGGCAAGAAGATTCGTCCGGGGATTGGACTGGAGCATAAGGGGAATgatcgcaccattcatgtgTTCTACCTTGAAAGAGGCGTATGATAGAGCATCATATCATTATCAAGTGTACCTGGACCAACAGGAAGTCTACGACCGAAGTAAGAGGAAAGCTGATGACAAGTCACGGAAGTTCCCGTCAGGAAACAAAAAGGCCAACCAAGACAGCTTCAACCCAGTACGAGGAAGAGAAGGAGTCAATCAGGGGAACCGTCCTGCTTGCCCAAGATGTGGGAGGAATCATCCCAGAGAAAACTGTCAAGGAATGAAGTTTAGATGCTTCAAGTGTGGTCTCCTTGGGCACAAATCTTTTTAG
- the LOC116007920 gene encoding protein RKD1-like, with product MESPSSSLCNLEYEVTSSSFSNLIDCPVLGYSLWDRHLFMLDSCFEVTPATERFNDSLSPISPTDTEQSHNGIQGCSDDTSVESSEVGEVTIVEDNSSKKEGRGRRPVPSTLSREVISSYFHMPVCQATEELGIGETTLKEKCRKVGIPRWPHRKLKSLEALMKNVQDFEENPKDALTRATIGVLKNRHKLLSDMPGSNLDPETLCLRNAYFKLNYLKRKLRRAMVSSSPSVSSPWTPISTACIGTEGDEEDMDIPLKELLRRSKASPPSFVNVVTPVMIEGVPPNG from the exons atggaatccccttcttcttctttgtgtaACCTTGAATATGAAGTTACTTCATCCTCCTTCTCTAATCTTATTGACTGCCCAGTTTTGGGATACTCCCTTTGGGACCGTCATTTGTTCATGCTAGATAGTTGTTTCGAGGTAACCCCCGCAACGGAGCGGTTTAACGATTCCCTCTCTCCAATTTCTCCAACAGACACTGAACAGAGTCATAATGGGATCCAAG GTTGCAGTGATGACACTAGTGTGGAGAGTTCTGAGGTAGGTGAAGTGACAATTGTGGAGGATAATTCAAGCAAGAAGGAAGGTAGAGGAAGGCGTCCTGTTCCATCAACGTTAAGTAGGGAGGTTATTTCCAGCTATTTCCACATGCCAGTTTGTCAAGCTACGGAGGAGTTAGGGATAGGGGAAACGACGCTCAAGGAAAAGTGTAGGAAAGTGGGAATCCCTCGGTGGCCCCATCGAAAATTGAAGAGCTTGGAAGCCCTAATGAAAAATGTGCAG GATTTTGAAGAAAATCCGAAGGATGCTTTGACAAGGGCGACTATAGGGGTTTTGAAAAATAGGCATAAGCTACTGTCTGACATGCCGGGTTCAAACTTAGATCCCGAGACCCTGTGTTTGAGGAATGCCTACTTCAAGTTAAATTACTTGAAGAGAAAGCTTAGAAGAGCGATGGTATCCTCATCTCCTTCTGTAAGCTCCCCTTGGACTCCCATTTCTACCGCATGTATTGGTACGGAGGGCGACGAGGAGGATATGGATATCCCCCTGAAAGAACTTTTGAGAAGGTCGAAGGCGAGCCCCCCCTCCTTCGTGAATGTTGTGACCCCGGTGATGATTGAAGGTGTACCCCCCAATGGATAA